Proteins found in one Schistocerca serialis cubense isolate TAMUIC-IGC-003099 chromosome 5, iqSchSeri2.2, whole genome shotgun sequence genomic segment:
- the LOC126482381 gene encoding 2-amino-3-ketobutyrate coenzyme A ligase, mitochondrial, which translates to MTVLAAAKSFKCLTSRFLIQSKDVALYRSVHSNASEHLKSILREEINNIKAAGTWKEERIITSSQSTLISVAGQNTKILNFCANNYLGLSNHPEVVHAAKTALEKYGAGLSSVRFICGTQSIHKELEKKIADFHCKEDTILYPSCFDANGGFFESVLTPKDAVLSDELNHASIIDGIRLCKAQKFRYKHRDMADLEENLKKVSDARLKVIATDGVFSMDGNVAPLPDICKLAQKYGALTFVDECHATGFFGKTGRGTEEFYGMMGAIDIITSTLGKAVGGAAGGYTTGPKELIDILRQRSRPYLFSNSMPPAVVGAAIKALDLLINDSSFTERIQKNTERFRSAMTKAGFTIAGENHPICPVMLGDAKLATIFAEQMLCRGIYVIGFSYPVVPKDKARIRVQISAAHTKDEIDKAVNAFVDIGKKLNVIK; encoded by the exons TGACATCACGTTTTCTCATACAGTCCAAGGATGTAGCACTGTATCGGAGTGTGCATTCAAATGCAAGTGAACACCTTAAAAGCATTTTACGTGaggaaataaataacataaaagcaGCTGGTACATGGAAGGAGGAAAGGATTATCACATCGAGCCAAAGCACTTTGATCAGTGTTGCTGGTCAAAACACTAAGATACTGAATTTCTGTGCCAATAATTATCTTGGTTTATCA aATCATCCAGAAGTAGTCCATGCAGCAAAAACAGCTCTTGAAAAATATGGTGCTGGGTTGAGTTCAGTTCGTTTCATTTGTGGAACACAAAGTATACATAAG GaactagaaaagaaaattgcagACTTCCATTGTAAGGAAGACACTATATTGTATCCCAGTTGTTTTGATGCAAATGGTGGCTTTTTTGAGTCAGTGCTTACACCAAAAGATGCAGTTCTTTCTGATGAACTGAACCATGCTTCCATCATTGATGGTATACGTCTCTGCAAGGCACAGAAGTTCAGATACAAACACAGAGATATGGCAG ATTTGGAAGAAAACCTGAAGAAAGTCAGTGATGCTAGACTGAAAGTGATTGCCACTGATGGTGTATTTTCAATGGATGGCAATGTTGCTCCTTTGCCAGATATATGCAAACTGGCACAGAAGTATGGGGCTCTCACATTTGTGGATGAGTGTCATGCAACAGGATTTTTTGGGAAAACAGGAAG GGGAACTGAGGAATTCTACGGCATGATGGGAGCAATAGACATTATCACATCTACACTGGGAAAGGCAGTCGGTGGAGCTGCAGGAGGATACACAACAGGTCCTAAGGAGTTGATTGATATCCTAAGACAGCGTAGCCGGCCGTACCTTTTTTCCAACTCAATGCCACCAGCTGTTGTTGGTGCTGCAATTAag gcactggatttgcttatcaatgACAGCTCATTCACTGAACGTATTCAGAAGAATACAGAGAGATTCCGTTCTGCAATGACTAAAGCAGGATTCACAATTGCTGGGGAGAATCATCCTATCTGCCCTGTCATGTTAGGTGATGCTAAACTTGCAACTATATTTGCAGAACAAATGTTGT GTAGAGGCATTTATGTGATTGGCTTCAGTTATCCTGTGGTGCCAAAAGACAAAGCCAGGATTCGGGTGCAGATATCTGCAGCACATACAAAAGATGAAATTGATAAAGCTGTGAATGCATTTGTTGACATTGGCAAGAAGCTGAATgtgataaaataa